The Thermosynechococcus sp. CL-1 genomic interval CTGACTCAAAGCACGCAGATCCGCAGGGGCAAGGGCAGGTAACCATTGACCCAAAGCATTGGTTGACAGGAGCTGGCGGTTATGGGGAACCAGTAAAAACTGGTTTTGGCTAAACTCAATCCCCGCTTGACCTTGGTGTTCTCGATCCACATAGCCGACAACGCCCGCCATGAGTTCCTGCTGCGGATAAATGCGCTGCCACGCTTGGTTGAGTTCTAGCCCATCGTAGTTCAAAGCGCGAATTTTAGCAGCAGTTTCCTCATCAATGTCGTAGGCAATGGGTACCCCCGTTGGGTAGGTACTGAACTTGGCCAACAGTTGCTCTGGAGATTGCTTGAGTAAAGGAGCCAGATCGCGGGCGATCGCCCGCCGCTCCACTTTGAACTGAATTGGATGGGCAAAGAGGGTAAACACAGGCCGATCTAGGGCAACAACTGTCTCTCGGCGATCGGTAATTGGGTAGCGTGCCAAGGTTGGCGGAGTATAGCGCCGTTGTTGTTGCTGTGCCCGTGCCGCTAAGGTTTCCCCCTGAACCACTTGCAAATAAACTAGGCGAGCAACCACACCCCCCATCACCATCAGCAAAAAGCCAAAGATCAAGCCAACTCGCAAGGGTGGCAGGGATTGGTTTTGGGGGCGGGCCGTTGTCATGGAGAGCGATCAGTAATTGACAGTGCGCTGCGGCGGTGGTGTCACGGGGGGGCGTTCAAAATGAGTTTTGGCAGCAATCTTGCCCTCATTGGGCACAAAAAGAACGTGTTGCGGCGTTTGGGGAACAAGCCCTTGAGGAGCGCGTTGCACTTGCTGCGTCACCCGATAGCGGAGGGTTTCATTGCTCACCAATAGCTCCCGCTCCTGCCGTTTGAGGGTTTCTAAGCGGTCATAGGCTTGACTCCACTGCCGCTCAGAGAGGGCTGACCAACCATAGAGAGGCAGTACAGCCACGAGGGCACTGGTGGCCGCCACCCCAGAAACCCATTGAATCCCCAGCAAAGTTTTTTGCCACAGGGGCATTTGCGGCTTGGGGAGGGGCCGAATTTCCGTTAGGGTTGGCGACGATTGGGGAATAAATCGGGATTTGAATTTAGGGGCAGCAACCATAGACGCCAGCACTCCTCAGCAATTTATTACCCTAAAAGATTATGACGCACTGTAAAGATACCCATAAATAAACCATCATTCGGGCAATTCATGCAAAAGTACGCGCTGCAATTCGTAGCTTTGCCGATCGCGATCGCGGGTTGAGAGCAACTTCCGCTGCATCCGCCACAATCGGTTTACGAGTCACAACTGCCAAGAGGGGATTGCCACGCCACGCCTGCTTCACCCGCCGATCTTCCAAGCTATGGAAGCTAATGACGGCAATGCGCCCTGCGGGCCTTAACCACTGGGGCGATCGCGCCAAAAATTGGTCGAGCACCGCTAGCTCTTGGTTCACATAGATACGCAAGGCCTGAAAAACCCGTGTGGCTGGATGAATGCGTTGCCGCGGAGAAGCCTTGAGGCAGTGGGCAACCAACTGCGCCAGTTCTTGGGTGGTGGCAAGGGGACGACGGGCAACAATGTGGCGGGCAATGCGGCGGGCAAAGCGTTCTTCGCCATACTCATAGAAAATATCCGCCAGTTCTCGCTCGCTGTAGTGATTAATCACCGTTGCGGCGGTCAAGGGGTTATTGGGGTTCATGCGCATATCGAGGGGGGCATCAAAGCGAAAACTAAAGCCCCGCTCTGGACGATCCAACTGGGCGGAACTCACGCCTAAATCTGCGAGAATGCCA includes:
- the rsmH gene encoding 16S rRNA (cytosine(1402)-N(4))-methyltransferase RsmH, translated to MQDLEFSTYHQPVLASAVLEALQLKAGGLYLDATVGGGGHTALLLRSEPTCRVLAIDQDPMALAAAQEFLAPFGDRVQFWHGNFADLPVAEPMFDGILADLGVSSAQLDRPERGFSFRFDAPLDMRMNPNNPLTAATVINHYSERELADIFYEYGEERFARRIARHIVARRPLATTQELAQLVAHCLKASPRQRIHPATRVFQALRIYVNQELAVLDQFLARSPQWLRPAGRIAVISFHSLEDRRVKQAWRGNPLLAVVTRKPIVADAAEVALNPRSRSAKLRIAARTFA